A window from Salvelinus sp. IW2-2015 linkage group LG5, ASM291031v2, whole genome shotgun sequence encodes these proteins:
- the LOC111964378 gene encoding insulin receptor substrate 2-B-like, whose translation MPKTPESSGMDLGNVSHSCDSRALKVTTSTTSSSPPPPSSSLSSSAHRQLEAASPPPLQVLQLKRHHKQYYSHGHNLLLKKNPLDNTVRELSSSCVYEVPDSGGVSHDPTXSASAMALAVTTTVCSGVEARDVWKSGYLRKMKHSHKRFFVLRGPSDTGPSRLEYYDSEKKFRNGMKSVCKSPSAVGSPKKVIYLYQCFTVSKRVDSKHKHLIALYTKDEHFVMIAENEEEQEDWYLALSDLVIQEKKEYRDAEELDDGYWTISPGAIFKEVWQVIVKPKGLGQTKNLIGVCRLCLSAKTIHLVKMCSEMTSVNLPLMNVRRCGHSESFFFMEVGRSSSTGPGEIWMQVESGDPVVAQNMHETILEAMRALRAIPDFRPRSKSQSFPSNPCAVVTTRRQHHGNLPPSLTGLQRSIRVETVVSKPSPQKNKGDGGHSPNRTSSHGEGTMNQLISPGTGTLALRNVCISKSLEESLSHCACISTTISVSSSSGNDSDTHPWPSDTSVFGSSSDRGSDTHPWPSDTSVFGSSSDRGSVCAEDLCSNPCVFQLSRSNTPDSLFNTTLIDENSLTDYVSMDLQVTAVAGTNQGDRCDVETSKPEHSRQYHQTTSCTPKHEKYLSSKRPFLHIYNQSKLPVGESYMPMTCGPGPHYTDDIPSDYNVTPTPLQTPSATMFPSDQLGPQGYMIMLPRSCSPAKDSLSDVDHLVCDEYMNMSLGSHMDGHTHGSPEALKSYSSYSSLPSSNQSPSQRNCEHDDYVSMCHPAAHHCSADEWNSRNPLCSSPRHSSHPSSDVLLNLSDVPVLNVTGLSLDQHGVEDSDLPTQTESIQISTDRLNYIALYLRDDQCATCDVPLHTDEVTSPLPARTSPRESGSGPGLYTGIDLPTSTGQTAATRRWLCSCLPLCINTDDRHLLDRLLCTWTEVSTFGL comes from the exons ATGCCGAAAACACCAGAGAGCAGCGGTATGGATTTAGGAAATGTTTCCCATAGCTGCGATTCACGAGCTCTGAAAgttacaacatcaacaacatcatcatcaccaccaccaccatcatcttcCCTCAGCAGCAGTGCTCACCGTCAGCTAGAGGCAGCATCACCACCGCCCCTCCAAGTTCTCCAGTTGAAGAGGCATCATAAGCAGTACTATAGCCATGGCCATAATCTGTTACTTAAGAAGAACCCTCTAGATAATACAGTGAGAGAGTTGTCATCATCCTGTGTCTATGAGGTACCTGACTCTGGTGGTGTTTCCCATGACCCGACTGRCTCTGCATCTGCCATGGCCTTAGCTGTCACTACCACAGTTTGCTCTGGTGTTGAGGCTAGAGATGTATGGAAGTCTGGATACCTGAGAAAGATGAAACACAGCCACAAGAGATTTTTTGTCTTGAGAGGGCCAAGTGACACAGGCCCCAGCCGCTTGGAGTACTATGATAGTGAGAAGAAATTTAGAAATGGAATGAAATCCGTTTGTAAATCTCCTAGTGCTGTGGGTTCTCCTAAGAAGGTGATTTATCTGTATCAATGTTTCACTGTTAGTAAAAGGGTAGATTCTAAACACAAGCACCTGATAGCCCTGTACACTAAGGATGAGCACTTTGTCATGATAGCGGAGAATGAGGAGGAGCAAGAGGATTGGTACCTGGCTCTGAGTGATCTGGTGATCCAGGAGAAAAAGGAGTACCGGGACGCTGAGGAGTTGGATGATGGATACTGGACCATCTCTCCTGGAGCCATCTTCAAGGAGGTGTGGCAGGTGATTGTAAAGCCCAAAGGTTTAGGACAAACCAAGAACCTGATAGGAGTGTGCCGGCTGTGTCTCTCTGCCAAGACCATTCACCTGGTGAAGATGTGCTCTGAGATGACGTCTGTGAACCTGCCTCTGATGAATGTCCGTCGCTGTGGTCACTCCGAGAGCTTCTTCTTTATGGAGGTGGGCCGCTCGTCCTCCACTGGGCCTGGGGAGATCTGGATGCAGGTAGAATCAGGGGACCCTGTGGTGGCTCAGAACATGCATGAGACAATCCTGGAGGCCATGAGAGCCCTGAGGGCCATCCCCGATTTCAGGCCTCGGAGCAAGAGTCAGTCATTCCCATCAAACCCCTGTGCCGTAGTCACCACACGACGTCAACACCATGGCAACCTCCCACCCAGCCTGACTGGGTTACAGCGCTCTATAAGGGTGGAAACTGTTGTGAGCAAACCGTCCCCACAGAAAAATAAAGGAGATGGAGGCCACAGCCCCAATCGAACTTCTAGCCATGGAGAGGGAACAATGAATCAACTGATCAGCCCAGGGACTGGCACCTTGGCTCTCCGTAATGTCTGCATCAGTAAAAGCCTTGAAGAGAGCCTCAGTCACTGTGCATGCATCTCCACCACCATCAGTGTATCCAGCAGCAGTGGCAATGACTCTGATACACACCCCTGGCCCTCTGACACTTCAGTCTTTGGTTCTTCCAGCGACAGAGGCTCTGATACACACCCCTGGCCCTCGGACACTTCAGTCTTTGGTTCTTCCAGCGACAGAGGCTCTGTCTGCGCTGAGGATTTGTGCTCCAACCCATGTGTCTTTCAGTTGTCCAGGAGTAACACCCCTGACTCACTGTTTAACACCACACTCATTGATGAGAACAGCTTGACTGACTACGTGTCCATGGATTTGCAGGTAACGGCTGTGGCCGGGACTAATCAAGGAGATCGCTGTGATGTGGAAACGTCTAAGCCTGAACATTCCAGACAATACCACCAAACCACCTCATGCACTCCAAAACACGAAAAATACCTCTCATCCAAGCGCCCCTTCCTCCATATCTACAATCAGAGTAAACTCCCAGTGGGGGAAAGTTATATGCCAATGACTTGTGGACCAGGTCCTCATTATACAGATGACATCCCTTCAGATTACAATGTGacccccactcctcttcaaacaCCTAGTGCTACCATGTTCCCCTCAGACCAGCTGGGGCCCCAGGGCTACATGATAATGCTTCCACGTAGCTGTTCACCAGCAAAGGACAGCCTCAGTGATGTTGATCATTTAGTGTGTGATGAATACATGAACATGTCTCTCGGGAGCCACATGGATGGTCATACACATGGCTCACCGGAGGCTCTTAAGTCCTACAGCTCCTATTCCTCTCTGCCAAGCTCTAACCAGTCTCCCTCACAGAGGAACTGTGAACATGATGACTATGTCTCCatgtgtcatcctgcagcacatCACTGCTCTGCAGATGAATGGAACAGTAGAAACCCTCTCTGTAGCTCGCCTCGTCACTCTTCTCATCCAAGCAGTGATGTGCTGCTGAACCTATCAGATGTGCCTGTGTTGAATGTCACTGGTTTGTCCTTGGACCAGCATGGGGTTGAAGATAGTGACCTGCCCACTCAAACTGAGTCTATCCAGATTTCAACAGATCGTCTCAACTACATTGCTCTTTACCTGAGGGATGATCAGTGTGCCACCTGTGATGTCCCTTTGCATACTGATGAGGTCACTTCTCCACTTCCTGCACGTACCAGTCCCAGAGAGAGTGGGTCTGGACCCGGGCTCTACACTGGCATAGACCTCCCCACATCAACAGGACAGACTGCTGCCACCAGACGTTGGCTGTGTTCTTGTCTCCCCTTGTGTATCAATACTGATGACA GGCATTTACTGGATCGTTTGCTCTGTACCTGGACGGAAGTCAGCACCTTTGGgttatga